The Amycolatopsis nigrescens CSC17Ta-90 genomic interval CCGTGCCGGCCGCGAACCGCTGGCTGTTCGCCGTGCTGCTGCTGGACACCGTGCTGCTCGCGTTGCTGGAGATGTTCTTCCTGCCGCTGCGGCTGGACGGGGTGCTGCTGCCCAAGGCGGGCGACATCCCGATGCCGCTGACCGTGCTGGTCGCCGTGTTCACCACCCCGCTGCTGGTGAAGCAGGCCGCCAAGCTGGTTCACCCGCGTGCCTCGTTTGCCGTCCTCGGAGCCTGGATACTCACCCTGCTGGTGGTCGGTGTGTTCGGCCCGGCCGGCGACCAGGTGCTCGCCGAGGACTGGCGGACCCTGCTGCTGCTCGCCGGCGGTGCCTTTCCGGCGGCCATGGTGCTGGGCGGCTCGCTGGCCCGCCCGCCGAAGACGGGAGGAGTGAAACGTGGCTGAGGCGATATCCGACCGGCAGGTGGTGGCCGTGCTGCGGCCGTTCGTCCGGGCCACCGGGCCGATGCTGGACGCGCTGCGCGAGTCGGACCCGCTCGGCCTGCGCACGCGCCGCCGTGACACGGGTGACGCGGCCGAACTGGCCGAGGTGGAGCCAGGGCTGCGCGACAAGCTGCTGGACGGGCTGGCCTCGGTCAAGGTGCCCGGCACCGCGGCATGGGCGGAGATGGACACCGAGCAGCGCACCCAGTGGTGGGTGCACCGGGTCGGCCGGTTCACCGCACTGCTCACTTCGATCCCCGGCCTCGGCGGGGTGCTGGCGGACCGGCTGCCGCTGCAGGACACCCTCGGCACCGCGTCGCAGGGCCTGCTGCTCTGCGCGATCGCCGGCGAGCACGGGGTGACCGGGCTCGGTGAGCGGGTGCGCCTGATCGCCTGGGTGCTCTTCGAGCGCGACATCGATCCGGTACTGGCTGCCGGGAAGCACGCGGAGCACGACGCGTCGGCGGAGGACGCGGAGACCGCGGAGCTGACCGAAGAAATGGACGAATCCTCGAAGAAGCACGGCAGGATCACTCTGAAGGCGTCCGCGCGCACGCTGTGGCGTCTCGGTCGCTCTCTGCTCGGCATCACCGAGGAGCTGGAAAAGCGGCCACGTGGCCGGTTCTACCACCGGGCGGTCGGCATGCTGCCGGTGGTCGGCATGGCAGGGGACTACTTCGGCGAGCGTTCCGGGCTCAAGCGGGTGGCCAAGCGAGCCGACCGGTGGCTGGCTGAGCACCGGCCGGTCGCCTGACGATCGCGCCTAGCGCCAGAACTGGAAGGCGCTGGCGCCGAACGAGGCCAGCAACTGCTCGCCGCCGATGAGCTCGAAGGCGCCGTAGGAAACCTCGAAGAACACGTTTTGCACCGGGGTCACCACGAACAGCACGGCGAACAGCGCCAGCGGCGCCCACGGCCGCGCCTTCGCGCCGAGTTCACGCGCCTGCGGGGAGAGGTACGGCTCGATCGCGCCGTACCCGTCCAGCCCCGGCACCGGCAGGATGTTCAGGATGAACGCCAGTATCTGCAGCAGGGCCAGGTAGGACAGGCCGATCGCGAGACCGACCGGCATCGGGATCAGGCTGATCGCGAGGGTCAGCAGGATGCCGAGGCCGAGGTTGCTCAGCGGACCGGCCAGCGACACCCAGGTGGAGACCCGGCGTGAGCGCAGCGCCCAGTTGTTGATCCACACCGCGCCGCCGGGCAGCGGGATGCCGCCGATCGCCAGGATCAGCAGCGGCAGCACGATGGAGAACACCGGATCGGTGTACTTCCGGATGTCCATCGTCAGATATCCCTTGATGGCCACCTCGTGGTCGCCGCCACGGAAGGCGACGATCGCGTGACCGAACTCGTGCAGGGTCAGCGAGGTGGCCCACCCCGCCAGCACGAGCAGGAAGATTCCGCCCACCAGCAAGGGATCCTTGCTAGAGGTGAGCAAGCTCGCCGGATCGCCGAAGGCGGCCAGCGCACCGCCTGCCGCGGTGGCGGCGAGTAGTCCAAAGAAGACCGGGCTCGGGCGCACTGCTGATCTCTGCACGCCTCCAGTCTTCCAGTGCCCGCCTGGTGCCCGGCAAGCGGCACGGACCCGGCGAAGCGGACAGGCTTGCCGCCGCACGGCGTGTCCCCTTGCGCGCCGGGGCGGAAGTATCCCCCAAACTCGGTACTCGGCTTGACCTGGCCGCATTACACGGGTGTAATCACATTGATGTCATTCACCGCTAGGCAAGGGGAGCGGGGAGCGGCATCCGCCGTGACGGGAACGGCGCGAAGGTACCACTTTCGCCTCACCCGTAACGGTGTGCCGGCCTGAGACGGCAGCGGTGCGGGAGTGCAACTTGCATCGTCCGCGGAGGGCGTTTTACGCGTCGGGGCAACGATTTCGCCTCGACGTTGATCAATACCGCCAGCCTGGGGAGTGCG includes:
- a CDS encoding site-2 protease family protein — encoded protein: MRPSPVFFGLLAATAAGGALAAFGDPASLLTSSKDPLLVGGIFLLVLAGWATSLTLHEFGHAIVAFRGGDHEVAIKGYLTMDIRKYTDPVFSIVLPLLILAIGGIPLPGGAVWINNWALRSRRVSTWVSLAGPLSNLGLGILLTLAISLIPMPVGLAIGLSYLALLQILAFILNILPVPGLDGYGAIEPYLSPQARELGAKARPWAPLALFAVLFVVTPVQNVFFEVSYGAFELIGGEQLLASFGASAFQFWR